One Flavobacterium sp. 90 DNA segment encodes these proteins:
- a CDS encoding DUF2797 domain-containing protein, producing the protein MTYQGVLTKMQTEMGDPIQYYLVFEDSFLNMNQLLNKEIEINFVGYECLNCHKKKKIYRQGFCYDCFYSSPAVGDWIMRPELSTAHLGIADRDLDYEQKVQLQPHIVYLALASEVKVGVTRKTQVPTRWIDQGATQAIAIVEVPNRYLAGITEVALKDHYTDKTNWRKMLQSTGESFDLIAEKVKVESLIPSEVQEYFYSQKNDLYELHYPVLNYPAKVASLNLDKTPSFQGKLTGIKGQYLIFENGTVFNIRGSEGYVVEINV; encoded by the coding sequence ATGACATATCAAGGAGTACTTACAAAAATGCAAACTGAAATGGGAGATCCAATTCAATATTATTTGGTTTTCGAAGATAGTTTTCTAAATATGAATCAATTATTGAATAAAGAGATTGAAATTAATTTTGTGGGTTATGAATGTTTGAATTGTCATAAAAAGAAAAAAATATACAGACAAGGTTTTTGTTATGATTGTTTTTACTCTAGTCCCGCAGTTGGAGATTGGATTATGCGACCTGAATTAAGTACGGCTCACTTAGGAATCGCCGATCGTGATTTAGACTACGAGCAAAAAGTGCAATTGCAACCGCATATTGTCTATTTGGCACTTGCAAGTGAAGTAAAAGTTGGTGTAACGCGCAAAACACAAGTTCCAACCCGTTGGATCGATCAGGGAGCGACACAAGCAATCGCAATTGTTGAGGTTCCTAATCGATATTTGGCCGGAATTACGGAGGTTGCGCTAAAAGATCATTATACGGATAAAACCAATTGGAGAAAAATGCTTCAAAGTACAGGCGAAAGTTTTGATTTGATTGCTGAAAAAGTAAAAGTAGAAAGCTTAATTCCGTCTGAAGTTCAGGAATACTTTTATTCTCAAAAAAATGATCTTTATGAATTGCATTATCCTGTTCTAAATTATCCTGCAAAAGTGGCTAGTTTGAACTTGGATAAGACACCTTCTTTTCAGGGAAAATTAACAGGAATTAAAGGGCAGTATTTAATTTTTGAAAACGGAACTGTATTTAATATTCGTGGTTCTGAAGGTTATGTTGTCGAAATAAACGTCTAG
- a CDS encoding DUF695 domain-containing protein, producing MEWLTTRTEYEGLPLYLRIPNYKNIWEYKSKYPELINITHEFESIKDNGLPTSDYNKSIMDFDLEITNIFQNQENCGIIFLVETYGGERNYWFYGEDSKAVSKLFNELKIKHPDKKIKLDCQNNSDWGFIKDYPIQLYKNQ from the coding sequence ATGGAATGGCTAACAACTAGAACTGAATATGAAGGTCTTCCATTATATTTAAGAATTCCAAATTATAAAAACATTTGGGAGTACAAATCAAAATATCCTGAATTAATCAATATAACTCATGAATTTGAGAGCATTAAAGATAATGGATTACCAACATCTGACTATAACAAATCTATCATGGATTTTGATCTCGAAATAACAAACATATTTCAAAATCAAGAAAATTGCGGCATTATTTTTCTAGTTGAAACTTATGGAGGAGAAAGAAACTATTGGTTTTACGGAGAAGATTCTAAAGCGGTTTCTAAACTTTTCAATGAGTTAAAAATTAAACATCCAGACAAAAAAATAAAACTAGATTGTCAAAATAATTCTGATTGGGGCTTTATAAAAGACTATCCTATCCAATTGTACAAAAACCAATAA
- a CDS encoding GH3 auxin-responsive promoter family protein — MPLSIINSFASWVLKQRIHQIELFLKYPNEVQEELLHNLLTSSENTIIGKKYDFASINSYATFVERVPIATYEELQPLIERTRQGEQNVFWETPIKWFAKSSGTTNAKSKFIPVSNEALEDCHYKGSKDLLCLYLNNNEDSELFLGKSLRLGGSSQIYENNNTFFGDLSAILIENMPIWAEFSSTPSSKTSLMSEWESKIAAIINETKNENVTSFAGVPSWMLVLMNKVLENTGKQSLLELWPNLEVYFHGGVSFSPYKDQYKKILPSKDFKYYEIYNASEGFFAIQDLNNSSDLLLMLDYGIFYEFISMDTFGTPNQKVVRLADVELDKNYAIVITTNSGLWRYLIGDTVRFTSLNPYRIRVTGRTKHHINVFGEELMVENTDQAIAKACQLTQTEVIDYTVAPIFMQDKEKGAHEWMIEFKKNPADVGLFQKVLDETLQTLNSDYEAKRHNNMTLNPLVINVARENLFYDWLKERDKLGGQHKIPRLSNQRDYLEQLKEMCTVKN, encoded by the coding sequence ATGCCCTTATCAATAATCAACTCGTTTGCCTCTTGGGTCCTGAAACAAAGGATACATCAAATTGAACTTTTTCTAAAATACCCGAATGAAGTTCAGGAAGAACTGTTGCACAATTTATTGACATCGTCAGAGAATACGATTATCGGAAAAAAATATGATTTTGCGTCTATCAATTCCTATGCTACTTTTGTGGAAAGAGTTCCAATCGCAACTTATGAAGAATTGCAACCCTTAATTGAACGCACACGCCAAGGCGAACAAAATGTTTTTTGGGAAACTCCAATAAAATGGTTTGCCAAATCTAGCGGAACTACGAATGCCAAAAGCAAGTTTATCCCCGTAAGTAACGAAGCACTGGAAGATTGTCATTATAAAGGAAGTAAGGATTTACTTTGTTTGTATTTGAATAACAACGAGGATTCTGAATTGTTTCTTGGGAAAAGTCTTCGCTTAGGTGGAAGTTCTCAGATTTACGAAAACAATAATACTTTCTTTGGAGATTTGTCGGCTATTTTGATTGAAAACATGCCTATTTGGGCTGAATTTAGCAGCACGCCAAGCAGCAAAACCTCTTTAATGAGCGAATGGGAATCTAAGATTGCTGCAATTATAAATGAAACCAAAAACGAAAACGTAACCAGTTTTGCCGGAGTTCCGTCCTGGATGTTGGTTTTGATGAATAAAGTTTTAGAAAATACAGGAAAACAAAGTTTATTAGAGCTTTGGCCAAATTTGGAAGTTTACTTTCATGGAGGCGTGAGTTTTTCTCCATATAAAGATCAATACAAGAAAATTTTACCTAGCAAGGATTTCAAATATTACGAAATATACAATGCTTCTGAAGGCTTTTTTGCCATTCAGGATTTGAATAATTCAAGCGATTTATTACTGATGCTGGATTACGGAATTTTCTACGAATTTATTTCGATGGATACTTTTGGAACTCCAAATCAAAAAGTGGTTCGTTTAGCAGATGTTGAATTGGATAAAAACTACGCTATTGTTATTACTACAAATTCTGGTTTGTGGCGTTATTTAATTGGTGATACCGTTCGATTTACTTCTTTAAATCCGTATAGAATTCGTGTTACCGGAAGAACAAAGCATCATATTAATGTTTTTGGTGAAGAATTAATGGTCGAAAATACTGATCAGGCAATTGCCAAAGCTTGCCAGCTTACACAAACCGAAGTTATTGATTACACCGTTGCTCCAATTTTTATGCAGGACAAAGAAAAAGGTGCGCACGAATGGATGATCGAATTCAAGAAAAACCCTGCCGATGTTGGGCTTTTCCAAAAGGTTCTGGATGAAACTTTACAAACTTTAAACTCTGATTACGAAGCCAAACGCCATAATAATATGACTTTGAATCCTCTTGTAATTAATGTCGCTCGTGAAAACTTATTTTATGACTGGTTAAAGGAACGTGATAAACTTGGCGGACAACATAAGATTCCGAGACTTTCGAATCAAAGAGATTATTTGGAGCAGTTGAAGGAGATGTGTACAGTTAAGAACTAA
- a CDS encoding AsmA family protein: protein MLKKILKIAAIVLVVIVAALFAIPYFFKDQIKAKIAEAINESVDAKVSFADADLSLFKNFPNATVGIEKLVIINKAPFEGDTLVSLGELNLKMSIKELFKGKDEPLSIQGISSTNGLINIIFNKDGVGNFDIALKDKEETKKNDASKPLSLKIQGYKIENFTFRYIDQGSKIKMVIDSLNHEGTGDFTNSKLDLTTKSTAKVSLDMDKINYMKNVKLTLDAVLGIDLEKSKYTFKENKALINQLPLEFDGFIQMVDAGQIYDLKFKTPTSSFTNFLGLIPSAYASGLDGVKTTGDFTVAGFAKGELTDTTVPKFNIAIASNNASFQYPNLPKSVQNIVIDTKIINETGILNDTYVNLDKLSFRIDQDVFSAKANIKNITVNPIVDAALKGTINLANLSKAYPIKLDKPLAGILKADVTTNFDMASVEKSQYQNIKNAGTMSLSGFKYTDENNKSMNISTALVEFNPSTINLKKFDATTGKSDLSINGVLENFYGFMFKKQELKGNFNMSSNQLAVDDFMTAGEPATEKKAAKPTEAMKIPAFLNCTINAKATTVLYDNLKLKDVSGKLIVKDEKATLENFKTSIFGGTIGLTGTVSTKAKVPTFDMNLGFNQVDIAQTFTQLDMMKKIAPIAGIINGKLNSTIKLNGNLDAKELTPDLSSISGDLLGQLLSTTINSKNSTVLNALTSNIKFIDMNKINLNDIKAALTFENGKVNVKPFDIKYQDIKITVGGTHGFDQTMNYNLKLDVPAKYLGSEANAFISKMSPADAAKLQNIPINAMITGNFSNPKISTDMKSAVTSLASQVANQQKEKLTQKGTSALNDLINKNTKAKDTTKAAATEKEQKTQEVTKKASDLINGLFKKKN from the coding sequence ATGTTAAAGAAAATTCTAAAAATCGCAGCCATTGTACTTGTCGTCATTGTTGCTGCATTATTTGCCATTCCTTATTTTTTTAAAGATCAGATAAAAGCCAAAATTGCTGAGGCTATTAATGAAAGTGTTGATGCAAAAGTAAGTTTTGCTGATGCTGATTTAAGCTTGTTTAAAAACTTCCCAAATGCAACTGTTGGAATCGAGAAATTGGTTATCATCAACAAAGCTCCTTTTGAAGGTGACACTTTGGTTTCGCTTGGCGAATTGAATCTAAAAATGAGTATTAAAGAACTTTTCAAAGGAAAAGACGAACCTTTAAGTATTCAGGGAATTAGCTCTACGAATGGTTTAATTAATATCATCTTTAATAAAGATGGCGTTGGGAACTTCGATATCGCTTTAAAAGACAAAGAAGAAACTAAGAAAAATGATGCAAGCAAACCGCTTTCATTAAAAATTCAGGGTTATAAAATCGAAAATTTCACCTTTAGATATATCGATCAGGGATCAAAAATTAAAATGGTAATTGATAGTTTAAATCACGAAGGAACGGGAGATTTTACCAATTCTAAACTTGATTTGACTACAAAATCTACTGCCAAAGTATCTTTGGATATGGATAAAATCAATTACATGAAAAACGTAAAACTGACTTTAGACGCCGTTTTAGGAATTGATTTAGAAAAAAGTAAATATACTTTTAAAGAAAACAAAGCTTTGATTAACCAATTACCGTTAGAATTTGACGGTTTTATTCAGATGGTTGATGCAGGTCAGATTTATGATTTAAAATTCAAAACACCAACATCCTCTTTTACCAATTTCTTAGGTTTAATTCCTTCGGCATATGCTTCTGGCTTAGATGGTGTAAAAACAACTGGAGATTTTACTGTAGCTGGTTTTGCAAAAGGGGAATTAACAGATACTACTGTTCCTAAATTCAATATTGCGATTGCTTCAAACAATGCTTCTTTTCAATATCCTAACTTACCAAAATCGGTTCAGAATATTGTAATTGACACAAAAATCATCAACGAAACAGGAATTCTAAATGACACCTACGTTAATTTAGACAAGCTTTCTTTTAGAATTGATCAGGACGTTTTTAGCGCTAAAGCGAATATCAAAAACATTACAGTAAATCCTATTGTAGATGCAGCATTAAAAGGAACAATCAATTTAGCAAACCTTTCTAAAGCATATCCAATCAAACTGGACAAACCGTTGGCTGGTATTTTAAAAGCTGATGTTACAACCAATTTTGATATGGCATCTGTAGAAAAAAGCCAATATCAAAACATAAAAAATGCCGGAACAATGAGTTTGTCAGGCTTTAAATATACAGATGAGAATAACAAATCTATGAATATTAGTACGGCTTTGGTTGAATTTAATCCAAGCACTATTAATCTGAAAAAATTTGATGCTACAACCGGAAAAAGTGATTTAAGCATAAATGGTGTTCTGGAAAATTTCTATGGTTTTATGTTTAAAAAACAAGAGCTAAAAGGAAATTTCAACATGAGCTCAAACCAATTGGCTGTTGATGATTTTATGACTGCCGGTGAACCTGCAACTGAAAAGAAAGCAGCAAAACCAACAGAAGCGATGAAGATTCCAGCTTTTTTAAATTGTACTATTAATGCAAAAGCAACAACGGTTTTATACGATAATTTAAAACTAAAAGATGTTTCGGGCAAACTAATCGTAAAAGACGAGAAAGCAACTCTGGAAAACTTCAAAACTTCGATTTTTGGAGGAACAATTGGTTTAACAGGAACGGTTTCTACAAAAGCAAAAGTGCCAACTTTTGATATGAATTTAGGTTTCAATCAAGTTGATATCGCACAGACTTTTACACAATTGGACATGATGAAAAAAATTGCTCCAATTGCCGGAATCATTAATGGTAAATTAAATTCGACTATTAAATTAAACGGAAATTTAGACGCAAAAGAATTAACTCCGGATTTAAGTTCTATTTCAGGAGATTTGTTAGGACAATTACTTTCGACAACCATAAACTCTAAAAACTCAACTGTATTAAATGCTTTGACATCAAACATTAAATTTATCGATATGAATAAGATAAATTTAAATGACATCAAAGCTGCCTTAACTTTTGAAAACGGAAAGGTAAACGTAAAACCATTTGACATTAAATATCAGGATATTAAAATCACCGTTGGCGGGACTCATGGTTTTGACCAAACGATGAATTACAACCTAAAATTGGATGTTCCGGCGAAATATTTAGGAAGTGAAGCAAATGCTTTTATTTCGAAAATGTCTCCTGCTGATGCTGCGAAATTGCAAAACATTCCGATAAATGCGATGATTACAGGGAATTTTTCGAATCCAAAAATCTCAACGGATATGAAATCTGCTGTAACGAGTTTAGCATCTCAGGTTGCAAATCAACAAAAAGAAAAGTTGACACAAAAAGGAACTTCTGCACTTAATGATTTAATCAATAAAAACACAAAGGCAAAAGATACTACAAAAGCTGCTGCAACTGAAAAAGAACAGAAAACTCAAGAAGTTACTAAAAAAGCAAGTGACTTGATAAATGGTTTGTTCAAGAAGAAAAACTAA
- a CDS encoding glycosyltransferase family 9 protein, which translates to MSVLSKINHYRRGVMRSLTKNIGKPKSDQGFFLVDKSEIKRVLICRPNARLGNLLLITPLVQEVMEIFPNCKVDLFVKGTLAPIIFENYESIDKVIDLPKKPFKNLLKYMNVWISIKKQKYDVAINVDQNSSSGRLAVQFSNAKYKFYGDLHEESQLVKNDYDHIAKYPVYNFRYYLTKLGLAKSNKIIAPIDLKLSSSEIAQGKKTLHDLVHNSKRTICIFTYATGSKCLAEDWWENFYKQLTTEYKEYNIIEILPVENVSQIDFKAPAFYSKDIREIGSVIANADLFIGADSGIMHLASAVQTPTIGLFSVSNMKKYEPYDNCSIGVDVNLYAKKDYIKMINSLLNNGKLNTLSDAI; encoded by the coding sequence ATGAGTGTTTTAAGCAAAATTAATCATTATAGGCGTGGCGTAATGCGCAGTCTGACTAAGAACATTGGAAAACCCAAAAGTGATCAGGGATTTTTTTTGGTTGATAAATCTGAGATTAAACGGGTTTTAATTTGCAGACCAAATGCAAGGTTAGGGAATCTTTTATTGATTACGCCTCTCGTTCAGGAAGTCATGGAAATATTTCCAAATTGTAAAGTTGATTTGTTTGTTAAGGGAACTTTAGCTCCAATAATTTTTGAGAATTACGAAAGCATTGATAAAGTAATCGATTTGCCCAAAAAGCCCTTCAAAAATTTACTGAAATACATGAATGTATGGATTTCGATAAAAAAACAAAAATATGATGTTGCGATCAATGTCGATCAAAACTCTTCTTCAGGACGTTTAGCAGTCCAATTTTCTAACGCTAAGTATAAATTTTACGGAGATTTACATGAAGAATCTCAACTTGTAAAAAATGACTACGATCATATTGCAAAATACCCGGTTTATAACTTTCGATATTACTTAACCAAACTTGGCCTCGCAAAAAGTAATAAAATAATAGCTCCAATAGATCTTAAATTATCGTCTTCGGAAATTGCTCAAGGAAAGAAAACGTTACATGATTTAGTTCATAATTCTAAAAGAACAATCTGCATATTTACTTATGCAACCGGTTCAAAATGCCTGGCAGAAGATTGGTGGGAGAATTTCTATAAACAACTTACAACAGAATATAAAGAGTACAATATCATTGAAATTTTGCCAGTAGAAAATGTTTCTCAAATTGACTTTAAAGCACCTGCGTTTTATAGTAAAGACATTCGCGAAATAGGATCTGTAATCGCCAATGCTGATTTATTTATTGGTGCAGACAGTGGAATTATGCATTTGGCAAGCGCTGTTCAAACGCCAACAATTGGATTGTTTTCAGTATCAAACATGAAAAAATATGAGCCTTATGATAATTGCAGTATTGGAGTAGATGTCAATTTATATGCTAAAAAAGATTATATAAAAATGATAAACTCACTTTTGAATAATGGTAAACTAAATACCTTATCAGACGCAATTTAA